Proteins encoded by one window of Torulaspora delbrueckii CBS 1146 chromosome 2, complete genome:
- the RAD1 gene encoding ssDNA endodeoxyribonuclease RAD1 (similar to Saccharomyces cerevisiae RAD1 (YPL022W); ancestral locus Anc_8.473): MPNLFVQDESEDELLQVELSRQIELEKDTNDNSQAPHSILPSESPAKDVKATQETGGSLYPLIPNDNDTDNLKPNIDDIKEVDIQLNLPLAFQRQVVENALVTDDPLIIMGRGLSMIALVANLLHVLSTPTNINGVSKRSLVLVLNARPNDNLHIHEELQELQMLSNIDQPDDEQTRPFHVISADSQTLEKRRQLYLSGGIFSVTSRILIVDLLSGIVHPNKITGIVVLNAETLRDYSNESFILEMYRSKNKWGFIKAFSESPESFVMEFSPLMKKMKDLRLKNVLLWPRFRVEISKCLNTPNDSTNNKVFEVKVSLTNSMSQIQFGLIGCLKKCIAELSRKTPDLWLEWWNMDNALDMNFLKSIDSVMIPNWHRISFESKQLIKDIRFLRNLMKLLVSGDAVDFYEEIQLSLEANKPSISRKYLESPWLMADESQMVISYAKKRIFSDGEYHLEDVPKWEQLINILDDIAHQKASKEILGPTLIMCSNTRTCIQLARVLTVADKKNGLRKNMLRKLQHYKEQREERKKMVQEVREKEPERAAELNVSAAFAKEQVATKRRRTRGAAAVAAVEKLRSAGVGEDIENIIDDYNIKQELETMPGFEEGEQDGFFAIHNDNDMQAENYDEDEEVKETPFESFRSEINRQIWEKRTEEFAYVSSGDEIIVEKFDSISDDTFLQELMPSFIIMYEPDLCFIRRVEIHRAIHREIPPKVFFSCIMGIVSKSKGILLTIKKEKDAFTKLIREHAMLAHHFEADDDLSHFKNLAERKLKLNGLRKNNTRVAGGQAALTELTQDIVVVDSREFNASLPGLLYRYGVRVVPCMLTVGDYIITPDICVERKSISDLIGSLQNNRLASQCKKMSRHYKYPTLLIEFDHGQSFSLEPFSERRNYRSKDSSTVHPISSKLSQDEIQMQLSKLVMRFPGLRIIWSSSPLQTVNIILELKLGREQPDPTLSVGLGSKIKPPSKVGKKDKQTDEAEKLTRLLAIPGISNVDYFNIRRKVKSYKKLANLSSQDLTDLFGDDLRDKITIFIQKEEDDRQDSADDDMNDDFMIDN, encoded by the coding sequence ATGCCCAACTTATTTGTCCAAGATGAGTCGGAAGATGAATTGTTACAGGTTGAGCTTTCCAGGCAAATCGAGCTCGAGAAAGATACTAATGATAACTCACAGGCGCCGCATTCAATATTGCCCAGTGAATCACCAGCCAAGGACGTAAAGGCAACACAAGAAACTGGTGGTTCGTTGTACCCGCTGATTCCTAATGATAATGATACTGACAATCTGAAACCcaatattgatgatattaAAGAAGTGGATATACAGTTGAACCTTCCCTTAGCCTTCCAACGACAAGTTGTCGAAAACGCGCTTGTGACAGATGATCCTTTAATCATCATGGGCAGAGGACTCAGTATGATTGCCCTAGTCGCCAACCTGCTGCATGTCCTCTCTACTCCCACGAATATAAATGGTGTCTCTAAGAGGTCTCTAGTGCTGGTGCTCAATGCAAGACCAAATGACAATTTACACATTCACGAGGAGTTGCAAGAGCTACAAATGCTTTCTAACATTGATCAACCCGATGATGAACAAACTCGACCCTTTCATGTGATTAGTGCTGAttctcaaactcttgaaaagaGACGACAGTTGTACTTGTCAGGTGGAATTTTCAGTGTAACTTCGAGAATTCTCATTGTAGATCTTCTGTCAGGAATTGTTCATCCAAATAAGATAACTGGTATAGTGGTCTTGAACGCGGAAACCCTGAGAGATTACTCGaatgaatctttcatcCTGGAAATGTACCGTTCAAAGAATAAATGGGGGTTTATCAAGGCATTTTCCGAATCACCAGAAAGTTTTGTGATGGAGTTCTCACCTttaatgaagaaaatgaaggATTTAAGGCTAAAAAATGTACTTCTATGGCCTCGTTTCAGGGTGGAGATTTCAAAGTGTTTAAATACGCCTAATGATTCAACTAATAACAAGGTATTTGAAGTGAAAGTGTCTCTCACCAACTCAATGTCTCAAATTCAATTCGGCTTGATAGgatgtttgaagaagtgcATTGCAGAGCTTAGCAGGAAGACACCAGATTTGTGGTTGGAGTGGTGGAACATGGACAACGCATTGGACATGAATTTTCTGAAGTCAATTGACTCCGTGATGATACCAAACTGGCATCGTATTTCATTTGAATCAAAGCAGTTGATCAAGGACATTAGATTtctgagaaatttgatgaagcttCTCGTCAGTGGAGATGCTGTTGATTTTTATGAGGAAATCCAGTTGAGTCTCGAGGCGAATAAACCTTCAATATCTCGTAAATATCTCGAATCGCCGTGGTTAATGGCCGACGAGTCTCAAATGGTGATATCGTACGCCAAGAAGCGGATTTTTAGCGACGGAGAATATCACCTAGAAGACGTGCCTAAGTGGGAACAACTGATCAATATACTTGATGATATAGCTCATCAGAAGGCATCCAAAGAAATCCTCGGACCCACTCTCATAATGTGCTCGAACACTAGGACGTGTATTCAGTTAGCAAGAGTATTAACTGTAGCTGATAAAAAGAATGGGTTGCGAAAGAACATGCTTCGTAAATTGCAGCATTATAAAGAGCAAAGAGAAGAACGTAAGAAAATGGTGCAAGAAGTTAGAGAAAAAGAACCAGAACGAGCTGCTGAATTAAATGTTAGTGCAGCATTTGCTAAAGAACAAGTTGCGACTAAAAGGCGAAGGACGAGAGGGGCAGCAGCAGTGGCAGCTGTTGAGAAATTAAGGAGCGCCGGCGTTGGAGAGGATATCGAGAATATTATTGATGACTATAATATAAAGCAAGAGCTCGAAACCATGCCCGGCTTTGAGGAAGGGGAACAAGACGGTTTTTTCGCGATCCATAACGATAATGACATGCAAGCTGAAAactacgatgaagatgaggaagttAAGGAAACgccttttgaatctttcaGAAGCGAGATAAACCGACAAATTTGGGAAAAACGTACGGAAGAGTTTGCCTACGTGAGCTCGGGagatgaaatcattgtCGAGAAATTCGACAGTATAAGTGACGATACATTTCTCCAGGAATTGATGCCCTCATTCATAATAATGTATGAGCCAGACTTATGCTTCATACGAAGAGTTGAGATCCACCGAGCAATTCATAGAGAGATACCACCTAAAGTATTTTTTTCATGTATTATGGGGATAGTGTCGAAGAGCAAGGGCATCTTACTGACAATCAAAAAGGAAAAGGATGCTTTTACTAAATTGATAAGAGAGCATGCTATGTTGGCTCATCACTTTGAAGCCGATGATGATTTATCgcatttcaagaatctgGCCGAGAGAAAGTTAAAGTTAAATGGTCTACGGAAAAACAACACTAGAGTAGCTGGTGGTCAAGCAGCATTAACCGAGTTGACTCAAGATATCGTTGTCGTAGACAGTCGTGAATTCAACGCCTCACTTCCAGGCCTTCTTTACAGATATGGGGTCCGGGTTGTCCCTTGCATGCTAACTGTTGGTGATTACATCATAACTCCAGACATCTGTGTAGAAAGAAAGTCTATATCTGACTTGATCGGATCCCTGCAAAACAATCGGCTGGCGTCCCAATGCAAAAAAATGTCAAGGCACTATAAATATCCAACTCTTCTGATAGAGTTTGATCATGGACAGTCATTTTCCTTGGAACCATTCAGCGAAAGAAGAAACTATAGAAGTAAAGATTCGTCGACTGTCCACCCAATTTCGAGTAAATTGTCGCAAGACGAAATACAAATGCAACTCTCCAAGTTGGTCATGAGATTTCCAGGCCTGAGAATAATATGGTCCTCTTCACCATTGCAGACCGTCAATATCATTTTGGAACTAAAACTTGGGCGCGAACAACCAGATCCAACATTATCAGTCGGTTTGGgatcaaaaataaaacCTCCTAGTAAAGTTGGAAAGAAGGATAAGCAGACGGATGAAGCGGAAAAGCTGACAAGGTTACTGGCTATACCAGGTATCTCTAATGTTGACTATTTCAACATTCGAAGAAAAGTCAAAAGCTATAAAAAACTAGCGAATCTTTCCTCGCAAGATTTGACTGATTTGTTTGGTGATGACCTGAGAGACAAAATTACTATTTTTATTCAGAAGGAGGAAGACGATCGCCAGGATAGTGCCGATGATGATATGAATGACGATTTTATGATAGACAATTGA
- the SWI1 gene encoding Swi1p (similar to Saccharomyces cerevisiae SWI1 (YPL016W); ancestral locus Anc_8.472), translating into MDFFNMENDDNHQANDLSPDNNKDYMNFFDSKSNHDDDSASLSPQAILARNSVSEMSNGPNNMTSGISMSPQQMFTPMAGSNNMGNVAGNNNSNNSPSVGAATPQQILMFNNSSQHNPSNQASPVIQNTDMNTLSHASENTGHTFADRAAMFASLQQQHQQQQHQQQQHQQHQQQHQQQQQHQQQQQQQQQQQQHQRQQQILLQQRQQQQHTQLGLQQPQQQQQAQQQQQQLQQQQLQQQQLQQQQLQQHQHQQQQQQQQQQQPFSYRGGSILQSLSPEYQKKISIELNNKQYELFMKSLIENCKRRNMPLQSIPEINGKKVNLFILFMLVQRLGGGEQVSRNQQWDLLSQKLQIQASQQLAAVYYKVVLPYEKYLASPEGLKESQAKKIFFQQFFQELIRKIQANPKADNNASVSSQASTPNSVATPTYGNTLQQQTGPQGQQQTGPQGQQQRANMVAKPKKPRKPRQKKKTKKELELERKQQEDFLRKQQHALLEQQQRQKLLMEQQLQRQKEMIKQQYEEELAKLPKVYKKVSARNYKSVERPIQLTNGYDINYLSQIGEKIDANKPIFLFPPELGVINLHALTMSLQSNDLSEINTALNTLLVTSADSMLKVPLEKYPDLLDAICILGINLLTDLMTLKPIESHLFNLNEPSPFSKSDTTHFNGRPDSNMENQGDKRYLRSQYCDEYDVETYLSNSEVSYSITDQRMSKILDSYVRGLAAGSDQADMNYSITVDSLTGEDLQQSTTSLITPAQSPEREEPVVDGENYVSRNTHSWEILPQPISSLPGQSLENLYVPSYLESLKDVNREINTPFTKVNTRGAEDENVLITDQLSTISMILRNISFSEKNSKLMARNAFLKRFFSALLWAIFLNHQKLAFKRKALNYKKDTLVTMTNISHAYETDNCLDCFLFLMLMLSFGETRKPSSSPGSSVLTYTEIPLNVGHYSGFSVDIFAKLLSLNHPKRRFFKDVLLLSSANKKNNGQPENNEVISRLIEIYCGENKLRLFNDTVSFLLSVIPFTQIKAAPTLVEEVAPVISQSLTCLLTLVTYLDGNNNSFHDAAFKRLPYNWLTSEENIGSSLRMLSDVLLNVSIHTDKNLLHLKRLFTSISSKAIELTRLLIEKSLDLAPNSEAERIVICESLASIPGLLPSESQVFPILTSPATDPEVSKQSKLLLLARNRVFYQMVEKSETVS; encoded by the coding sequence atggatttcttcaacatgGAGAACGATGATAACCATCAAGCAAATGATCTGAGTCCAGACAACAACAAGGATTATATGAACTTTTTCGACTCAAAGTCGAACcatgatgatgattcagCAAGCTTATCTCCGCAAGCCATTCTGGCGAGAAATTCTGTCTCAGAGATGTCGAATGGTCCAAATAACATGACAAGTGGTATCTCTATGTCACCACAACAGATGTTTACTCCTATGGCTGGCAGTAACAATATGGGTAATGTTGCTGGCAACAATAATAGTAATAATAGTCCCTCCGTGGGAGCTGCCACTCCCCAGCAGATTCTGATGTTTAATAATAGTTCACAACATAATCCCTCGAATCAGGCGTCTCCAGTTATACAGAATACGGATATGAACACACTCAGTCATGCATCGGAGAATACTGGTCATACATTCGCTGACAGAGCGGCGATGTTTGCATctttgcaacaacaacatcaacaacaacaacatcagcaacaacaacatcaacaacatcaacaacaacatcaacaacaacagcagcaccagcaacaacagcaacaacagcaacaacagcaacagcatCAGCGTCAGCAGCAGATACTCCTACAACAACggcaacagcagcagcatACTCAACTAGGTCTACAACAGcctcaacaacagcaacaggcccaacaacagcaacaacagcttcagcaacaacagcttcagcaacaacagcttcagcaacaacagcttcaacaacatcaacatcaacaacagcagcagcaacagcaacagcaacagccCTTCAGCTATCGCGGCGGATCAATTTTACAAAGTCTCAGTCCCGAgtatcagaagaagatctccATTGAGTTAAACAATAAACAATACGAGCTGTTCATGAAATCACTGATTGAGAATTGTAAGAGGCGAAACATGCCTTTACAATCGATTCCGGAAATAAATGGTAAGAAGGTGAATTTATTCATTTTGTTTATGCTAGTACAAAGATTGGGCGGTGGAGAACAAGTGTCAAGGAATCAACAGTGGGATCTACTGTCTcaaaaattgcaaatcCAGGCTTCTCAACAACTTGCAGCTGTCTACTATAAAGTGGTTTTGCCATATGAGAAGTACCTAGCTTCTCCCGAAGGTCTTAAGGAATCTCAAGCGAAAAAGATATTTTTCCAACAGttctttcaagagctcattagaaaaattcaagcaAATCCAAAGGCCGATAACAATGCATCCGTATCAAGTCAAGCCTCGACACCAAATTCAGTTGCGACCCCTACGTATGGCAACACGCTACAACAGCAGACCGGTCCTCAAGGTCAACAGCAGACCGGTCCTCAAGGTCAACAGCAAAGGGCTAATATGGTAGCCAAGCCAAAAAAGCCAAGAAAGCCTCGACAGAAAAAGAAAACTAAGAAAGAGCTAGAGTTAGAAAGGAAACAGCAAGAGGATTTTCTAAGAAAACAACAACATGCTCTATTAGAACAACAGCAGAGGCAAAAACTACTCATGGAACAACAATTGCAGAGACAAAAGGAGATGATAAAGCAACAATATGAAGAGGAATTGGCTAAACTACCTAAAGTCTACAAGAAGGTCTCAGCGAGAAATTATAAGTCTGTTGAGAGGCCTATCCAATTGACAAATGGCTATGATATAAATTACTTATCCCAGATTGGCGAAAAAATTGATGCGAACAAACCAATCTTTCTGTTTCCTCCCGAACTTGGAGTGATTAACCTGCATGCCCTAACTATGTCTCTTCAGTCAAATGATTTGAGTGAAATAAATACAGCTCTCAACACATTACTAGTTACGAGTGCGGATTCGATGCTAAAGGTTCCTTTAGAGAAATACCCTGATTTATTGGACGCCATTTGCATACTTGGAATAAATCTTTTGACAGATTTGATGACACTGAAGCCTATCGAAAGTCATTTGTTTAATTTGAATGAACCTTCTCCCTTCAGCAAATCTGATACCACACATTTTAATGGGCGTCCTGATAGTAATATGGAAAATCAAGGGGACAAGAGATACTTAAGATCACAATACTGTGATGAATACGATGTCGAGACCTATTTATCTAACTCCGAAGTATCCTACTCCATTACTGATCAGCGTATGAGCAAAATATTGGACAGTTATGTCAGAGGTTTGGCTGCGGGTAGTGACCAGGCAGATATGAATTATTCAATCACAGTAGATTCTTTGACTGGGGAAGATCTCCAGCAGTCAACCACATCATTGATTACTCCTGCTCAATCCCCTGAAAGGGAAGAACCAGTTGTAGATGGCGAAAATTATGTGAGCCGGAATACTCATAGCTGGGAAATCCTGCCTCAACCCATCAGCTCTTTGCCAGGTCAATCTCTCGAAAATTTATACGTGCCGTCCTACTTGGAGTCTCTCAAAGACGTCAATCGGGAGATCAACACGCCTTTTACTAAGGTTAACACAAGGGGcgcagaagatgaaaacGTCTTAATTACAGATCAACTTTCTACCATTTCGATGATCCTCAGAAATATCTCCTTCTCAGAGAAAAACTCTAAGCTAATGGCGAGAAACGCATTTCTTAAGAGATTCTTTTCTGCTTTGCTATGGgccatcttcttgaaccaTCAAAAGCTGGCATTTAAGCGCAAGGCGCTAAACTACAAGAAAGATACTTTGGTTACTATGACGAATATCTCTCATGCTTATGAGACCGATAACTGCTTAGACTGTTTCCTGTTTTTAATGCTAATGCTCAGCTTTGGAGAGACAAGAAAGCCTTCATCGTCACCTGGATCAAGCGTTCTGACGTACACTGAGATTCCTCTCAACGTGGGACACTACAGTGGATTTAGTGTTGAcatttttgcaaaattgTTGTCGCTTAATCATCCAAAAAGAcgattcttcaaagatgtcCTGTTGCTTTCTTCGGCcaataagaagaataaCGGGCAGCCTGAAAACAATGAGGTTATCTCTCGCCTCATTGAGATTTATTGTGGAGAGAATAAGTTGAGGCTATTCAACGACACTGTCTCATTCTTGCTCTCAGTGATTCCATTCACACAAATCAAAGCCGCACCAACGTTGGTTGAGGAGGTAGCTCCGGTCATCTCTCAGAGTTTGACCTGTCTTCTAACATTGGTCACATATTTGGATGGAAACAATAATTCTTTTCACGACGCAGCCTTCAAACGTCTGCCTTACAACTGGTTGACGTCGGAAGAGAACATTGGATCTAGTTTGAGAATGCTAAGTGATgttcttttgaatgttaGCATACACACAGACAAAAATCTCCTGcatttgaaaagattattTACATCTATTAGCTCAAAGGCGATTGAGCTGACAAGActtctcattgaaaaaagtttgGATTTAGCTCCAAATTCCGAAGCTGAAAGGATTGTGATTTGTGAAAGTTTAGCTTCCATCCCTGGTTTGTTACCATCCGAATCCCAAGTTTTCCCTATACTAACGAGTCCTGCTACAGACCCTGAAGTTTCGAAGCAATCAAAGTTATTACTTCTGGCAAGAAATCGGGTTTTCTACCAAATGGTTGAGAAATCCGAGACTGTCAGTTAA
- the PEX5 gene encoding Pex5p (similar to Saccharomyces cerevisiae PEX5 (YDR244W); ancestral locus Anc_8.470) → MGLIRMGSGISSGSASQHFKSSENAMSDVNRFHMNNFVNGSGVGGSPVMKMGQTPMNWNRNFSPSPQDSVATPYQGSNNQYGWSQEFHQTSESPSQGSVNRHQSQSPKHNQRHMNLPYNTHMLSGPRMMMRPTNGASMMRQQQHGEVKTSWDEQFKELEREVAENLSLKEEEIVSEKLEEKTSDAKQEDDIVVGDQYQSEFQEVWDSLQKDSDDLLTEELAGDSAWETDYQKYISGKISGNMEYKFDEKNEYLHNPNAYEIGCILMENGAKLSEAALAFEAAVQEDPEHVDAWLKLGEVQTQNEKEINGICALEECRKLDPSNLEAMKNLAISYINEGYDVSAFTMLNRWAETKYSNLLDSNEGITISNEEERFALNAKIRREFLQIANRLPRVDPDVQLCLGLLFYADSEFDKTIDCFKAALSVNPNDELMWNRLGASLANSNRSEEAIQAYYKALQLKPSFVRARYNLAVSSINIGCYKEAAEYLLSALKMHEVEGVSQNGTANPVSGNNNILETLKRAFVAMDRRDLLEKVQPGMDLEQFRGDFKF, encoded by the coding sequence ATGGGTCTCATAAGGATGGGTTCCGGCATAAGTAGCGGATCAGCCTCTCAGCATTTTAAATCATCGGAAAATGCTATGTCGGATGTGAATAGGTTTCACATGAATAACTTTGTCAACGGGAGTGGTGTTGGTGGCAGTCcggtgatgaagatgggACAAACTCCGATGAACTGGAACAGAAACTTCTCACCGTCACCGCAAGACTCTGTTGCGACACCTTATCAAGGCAGTAATAATCAGTACGGATGGTCTCAAGAGTTTCATCAGACATCCGAGTCTCCATCTCAAGGTTCAGTGAATCGGCATCAGAGCCAAAGTCCAAAGCATAATCAGCGTCATATGAACCTTCCATATAACACACATATGCTCTCGGGGCCtagaatgatgatgaggcCTACAAATGGGGCTAGTATGATGCGACAGCAACAGCATGGAGAAGTCAAGACATCGTGGGATGAGCAATTCAAGGAATTAGAGCGAGAAGTTGCTGAGAATCTAAGTCtaaaagaggaagagataGTATCAGAGAAACTGGAAGAGAAGACCAGTGATGcaaaacaagaagatgatattgTTGTTGGTGACCAGTACCAAAGTGAGtttcaagaagtttggGACAGTTTACAAAAGGATTCAGATGATTTACTTACAGAGGAACTCGCGGGTGATTCAGCTTGGGAAACGGATTATCAGAAATATATCAGTGGGAAGATCAGCGGTAACATGGAATAcaagtttgatgaaaagaatgaaTACCTGCATAATCCCAACGCGTATGAAATTGGGTGTATACTAATGGAAAATGGTGCCAAGTTGAGTGAAGCGGCATTGGCATTCGAGGCTGCTGTACAGGAAGATCCTGAACATGTTGATGCTTGGTTAAAGCTCGGTGAGGTCCAAACCCAAAATGAAAAGGAAATAAATGGGATCTGTGCCCTGGAGGAGTGCCGCAAGCTAGATCCCAGCAACTTAGAagcaatgaaaaatctggCTATTAGTTATATCAATGAGGGTTACGATGTAAGTGCATTTACCATGCTGAACAGATGGGCAGAGACAAAATACTCCAACCTTTTAGATTCTAATGAAGGCATTACGATTAGCAACGAAGAGGAGAGATTCGCGTTGAACGCAAAGATCCGCAGAGAGTTTTTACAAATAGCGAACAGACTACCTCGAGTGGATCCCGATGTTCAGCTGTGCCTTGGCCTGCTGTTCTACGCCGATAGCGAATTTGACAAGACTATCGACTGTTTCAAAGCTGCACTAAGTGTTaatccaaatgatgagCTGATGTGGAATCGTCTGGGAGCTTCTTTAGCCAATTCCAACCGTTCCGAGGAAGCCATTCAGGCGTACTACAAGGCTCTGCAGTTGAAGCCTTCCTTTGTAAGAGCCCGTTACAATCTGGCAGTATCATCTATCAACATAGGCTGTTACAAAGAGGCTGCAGAGTACCTACTCTCTGCCTTGAAGATGCATGAAGTCGAAGGAGTCTCACAGAATGGTACAGCAAACCCAGTAAGTGGTAATAACAACATTCTCGAGACTCTAAAGAGAGCATTTGTCGCGATGGACAGGCGGGACTTGCTTGAGAAAGTCCAACCAGGAATGGACCTCGAACAATTCCGTGGAGATTTTAAGTTCTAA
- the MNN10 gene encoding alpha-1,6-mannosyltransferase (similar to Saccharomyces cerevisiae MNN10 (YDR245W); ancestral locus Anc_8.471): MNGLIASKYVKFKRPLFFVAMICFLIFWISDDGSPTLPDGANRLTHMGKELQKYPASLLNRYSRSEGNGQSSGSSSSWLRSMITGGGWNKDPEIVIILAANEGGGVLRWKNEQDWAIERLSIDNKRAYAKRHGYGLTIKDLTVAKRYSHEYREGWQKVDILKQTMREFSTAQWFWWLDMDTLIMEPEFSLEDHIFSKLDNLTDRTLESFNPLKIETDIPYVDYTEELNLLITQDCGGFNLGSFLIKNTEWSKLLLELWWEPAMYEQKHMVWEHREQDVLEALYANEGWIRSRVGFLPLRSINAFPPGACSEFSNDKRYFYNENEKDFVVNMAGCNFGRDCWGEMQLYTSKLEHKNKRWYNKLFF; the protein is encoded by the coding sequence ATGAATGGTCTCATCGCAAGTAAATATGTTAAGTTTAAGAGGCCATTGTTCTTTGTTGCAATGATCTGTTTCCTGATCTTTTGGATCAGCGACGATGGAAGCCCGACACTGCCGGACGGAGCCAATAGGCTTACTCACATGGGTAAAGAGCTCCAGAAATATCCTGCATCATTGCTGAATAGATACTCTCGAAGCGAGGGCAATGGCCAATCCAGCGGATCGTCTTCGTCATGGTTGAGATCGATGATTACTGGAGGCGGTTGGAACAAAGACCCAGAGATCGTTATTATATTAGCTGCAAACGAGGGTGGAGGTGTGTTAAGATGGAAGAACGAGCAAGATTGGGCCATTGAGCGACTATCGATCGATAATAAGAGGGCTTACGCGAAAAGACATGGCTATGGGCTAACGATCAAGGACTTGACTGTGGCCAAGAGGTACTCTCATGAGTATAGGGAAGGCTGGCAAAAAGTcgatattttgaagcagACTATGAGAGAGTTTTCCACTGCGCAGTGGTTTTGGTGGCTAGATATGGATACTTTAATAATGGAACCTGAATTCTCACTGGAAGACCACATCTTTAGCAAGCTCGACAATCTGACAGATAGAACACTGGAGAGTTTCAacccattgaagattgaaacTGACATACCTTATGTCGATTACACCGAGGAATTGAACTTGTTAATTACGCAGGATTGTGGTGGGTTCAACCTAGGTTCATTTTTAATCAAAAACACAGAATGGTCCAAGTTACTTCTCGAGCTGTGGTGGGAGCCTGCGATGTATGAACAGAAGCACATGGTTTGGGAACATAGAGAACAAGATGTATTGGAGGCTCTGTATGCGAACGAAGGATGGATTAGGTCTCGTGTTGGCTTCTTACCTCTCCGGTCGATAAACGCGTTCCCCCCAGGAGCCTGTTCCGAGTTCAGTAATGATAAGAGGTACTTTTACAATGAGAACGAGAAAGATTTTGTCGTCAATATGGCCGGTTGCAATTTTGGCAGAGATTGTTGGGGTGAAATGCAACTTTACACTTCTAAACTCGAGCACAAGAATAAAAGATGGTATAACAAGCTTTTCTTTTGA